The Cronobacter sakazakii genome has a window encoding:
- the dnaB gene encoding replicative DNA helicase: MAGNKPFNKPTEPRDPQVAGLKMPPHSMEAEQSVLGGLMLDNERWDDVAERVVAEDFYTRQHRMIFTEMHRLQEMGKPIDLITLSESLELQGQLESVGGFAYLAELSKNTPSAANISAYADIVRERAVVRDMISVANEIADAGYDPQGRTSEDLLDLAESRVFQIAENRANKDEGPKSIDQILEATVARIETLYQQPHDGVTGVDTGYQDLNKKTAGLQRSDLIIVAARPSMGKTTFAMNLCENAAMLQDKPVLIFSLEMPGEQIMMRMLASLSRVDQTRIRTGQLDDEDWARISGTMGILLEKRNMYIDDSSGLTPTEVRSRARRIYREHGGLSLIMIDYLQLMRVPSLSDNRTLEIAEISRSLKALAKELQVPVVALSQLNRSLEQRADKRPVNSDLRESGSIEQDADLIMFIYRDEVYHENSDLKGIAEIIIGKQRNGPIGTVRLTFNGQWSRFDNYAGPQYDDE; this comes from the coding sequence ATGGCAGGAAATAAACCCTTCAACAAACCCACTGAACCTCGTGACCCGCAGGTCGCCGGGCTGAAAATGCCGCCGCATTCCATGGAGGCGGAACAGTCGGTGTTGGGCGGTTTGATGCTGGATAACGAGCGCTGGGACGATGTGGCCGAGCGTGTCGTGGCCGAGGATTTTTACACCCGCCAGCACCGCATGATCTTCACCGAAATGCATCGCCTGCAGGAGATGGGCAAACCCATCGATTTGATTACGCTTTCTGAATCGCTCGAACTTCAGGGGCAGCTCGAAAGCGTCGGCGGTTTTGCGTATCTTGCGGAGCTGTCGAAAAACACGCCAAGTGCTGCGAACATCAGCGCCTATGCCGATATCGTGCGCGAACGCGCTGTCGTGCGAGACATGATTTCCGTCGCCAATGAAATTGCCGACGCCGGTTACGATCCGCAGGGCCGCACCAGCGAAGATCTGCTCGATCTCGCCGAATCGCGCGTGTTCCAGATAGCCGAAAACCGCGCCAATAAAGACGAAGGCCCGAAGAGTATCGATCAGATCTTAGAAGCCACCGTCGCGCGTATCGAAACGCTCTATCAGCAGCCGCACGACGGCGTGACGGGCGTGGATACGGGCTATCAGGATCTCAATAAAAAGACCGCGGGCTTGCAGCGCTCAGATCTAATTATCGTCGCGGCGCGTCCGTCGATGGGTAAAACCACCTTCGCGATGAACCTGTGTGAAAACGCCGCGATGCTGCAGGATAAACCGGTGCTGATCTTCTCCCTTGAGATGCCCGGCGAGCAGATCATGATGCGTATGCTGGCGTCGCTCTCCCGTGTGGATCAGACGCGCATCCGTACCGGCCAGCTGGATGACGAAGACTGGGCGCGTATTTCCGGCACGATGGGCATCCTGCTTGAGAAGCGCAATATGTATATTGACGACTCCTCAGGCCTGACGCCGACGGAAGTGCGCTCCCGCGCGCGGCGTATTTATCGCGAGCACGGCGGCTTAAGCCTGATTATGATCGACTACTTACAGCTGATGCGCGTGCCGTCGCTCTCTGATAACCGTACGCTGGAAATCGCTGAGATTTCCCGCTCGCTGAAAGCGCTGGCGAAAGAGCTTCAGGTGCCGGTGGTGGCGCTCTCGCAGCTTAACCGCTCGCTGGAACAGCGCGCCGACAAGCGCCCGGTGAACTCGGATCTGCGTGAGTCCGGCTCTATCGAGCAGGATGCCGACCTTATCATGTTTATCTATCGTGACGAGGTGTACCACGAAAACAGTGACTTAAAAGGCATCGCGGAGATTATTATCGGTAAGCAGCGTAACGGCCCGATAGGCACGGTGCGCCTGACGTTTAATGGGCAGTGGTCGCGGTTTGATAACTACGCGGGTCCCCAGTACGACGACGAATAA
- the alr gene encoding alanine racemase, which yields MQAATVVVNRRALRHNLQRLRELAPASKLVAVVKANAYGHGLLETARTLPDADAFGVARLEEALRLREGGITQPILLLEGFFNAADLPAIAAQRFHTAVHSEEQLAALEQATLSEPVTVWMKLDTGMHRLGVRPEAAQAFYDRLAACKNVRQPVNVVSHFARADEPDCGATERQLDIFNSFTHDKPGKRSIAASGGILFWPQSHFDWVRPGIILYGVSPLDTHPWGAELGFQPAMSLTSSLIAVRDHKAGEPVGYGGTWVSERDTRLGVVAMGYGDGYPRCAPTGTPVLVNGREVPIVGRVAMDMICVDLGPDAAEKAGDTVVMWGEGLPVERIAEATGVSAYELVTRLTSRVAMRYLD from the coding sequence ATGCAAGCGGCAACTGTGGTAGTAAACCGCCGCGCTCTGCGTCACAACCTGCAACGCCTGCGTGAACTGGCGCCTGCCAGTAAACTGGTTGCGGTGGTGAAGGCAAACGCCTATGGACACGGTCTTCTTGAGACCGCCCGCACTCTCCCTGATGCCGATGCGTTCGGCGTAGCCCGTCTCGAAGAGGCGCTGCGCCTGCGCGAAGGCGGCATTACCCAACCCATTCTTTTGCTCGAAGGTTTTTTCAACGCAGCCGATCTGCCCGCGATTGCCGCGCAACGATTCCACACCGCGGTACACAGCGAAGAGCAACTGGCGGCGCTGGAGCAGGCGACGCTCTCAGAGCCTGTCACCGTCTGGATGAAGCTCGACACCGGTATGCATCGCTTAGGCGTGCGCCCGGAGGCGGCGCAGGCGTTTTACGACAGGCTCGCGGCCTGTAAAAACGTACGTCAGCCGGTGAACGTGGTGAGCCATTTCGCACGTGCCGACGAGCCAGACTGCGGTGCCACCGAACGCCAGCTTGATATCTTTAACAGCTTTACCCACGACAAACCGGGTAAGCGCTCGATTGCCGCGTCCGGCGGGATCCTGTTCTGGCCACAGTCGCATTTCGACTGGGTGCGCCCTGGCATTATTCTCTACGGCGTGTCGCCGCTGGATACGCACCCGTGGGGCGCGGAGCTTGGTTTTCAGCCTGCGATGTCGCTGACGTCAAGCCTTATTGCCGTGCGCGATCACAAAGCGGGCGAACCTGTCGGCTACGGCGGTACCTGGGTGAGCGAGCGCGACACGCGGCTTGGCGTTGTGGCGATGGGCTATGGCGACGGGTATCCGCGCTGCGCGCCGACGGGCACGCCGGTGCTGGTCAATGGCCGTGAAGTGCCCATTGTCGGGCGCGTGGCGATGGATATGATCTGCGTTGATTTAGGCCCTGACGCGGCGGAGAAAGCAGGGGACACGGTAGTCATGTGGGGCGAAGGATTGCCGGTCGAGCGTATCGCCGAAGCGACAGGTGTGAGCGCTTACGAACTTGTTACGCGACTGACCTCAAGAGTGGCGATGCGTTACCTGGATTAA
- the tyrB gene encoding aromatic amino acid transaminase has product MFQNVDAYAGDPILSLMERFKEDPRSDKVNLSIGLYYNEQNIIPQLQAVAQAEQRLNAQPHGASLYLPMEGLNNYRSAIAPLLFGADHPALAAGRIASIQTVGGSGALKIGADFLKRYFPQSRVWVSDPTWENHVAIFNGAGFEVSTYPWFDEETNGVRFEALLEKLNTLPARDIVLLHPCCHNPTGADLTNAQWDAVVDVLKARELIPFLDIAYQGFGAGMEEDAYAIRAIASAGLPMLVSNSFSKIFSLYGERVGGLSVVCDDAETAARVLGQLKATVRRNYSSPPNFGAQVVATVLNDATLKAQWLAEVEAMRRRILEMRQALVDVLKTEVPGRNFDYLLKQRGMFSYTGLSAAQVDRLRDEFGVYLISSGRMCVAGLNSRNVKQVAQAFAAVM; this is encoded by the coding sequence GTGTTTCAGAATGTTGACGCCTACGCCGGCGACCCCATCCTCTCGCTGATGGAACGCTTTAAAGAAGATCCCCGCAGCGACAAAGTAAACCTGAGTATCGGCCTCTATTACAACGAACAAAATATCATTCCACAGCTGCAGGCCGTAGCGCAGGCGGAACAACGGCTGAACGCGCAGCCGCACGGTGCCTCGCTTTATCTTCCGATGGAAGGGCTCAACAACTATCGCAGCGCCATTGCGCCGCTCCTGTTCGGTGCCGATCACCCGGCGCTGGCCGCAGGGCGTATCGCCAGCATCCAGACGGTGGGCGGTTCCGGTGCGCTGAAAATCGGTGCGGATTTCCTTAAGCGTTATTTTCCGCAGTCCCGTGTCTGGGTGAGCGATCCGACCTGGGAAAACCATGTCGCTATCTTTAACGGCGCAGGCTTTGAAGTAAGCACTTACCCCTGGTTTGACGAAGAGACCAACGGCGTGCGTTTCGAAGCGCTGCTTGAAAAGCTCAACACGCTGCCTGCGCGCGATATCGTGCTGCTGCACCCGTGCTGTCACAACCCGACTGGTGCCGATCTGACTAACGCCCAGTGGGACGCCGTGGTTGACGTGCTAAAAGCGCGCGAGCTTATCCCGTTCCTGGATATCGCTTATCAGGGCTTTGGCGCAGGCATGGAAGAAGACGCCTACGCTATCCGCGCTATCGCCAGCGCGGGCCTGCCAATGCTGGTCAGCAACTCATTCTCAAAAATCTTCTCGCTCTATGGCGAGCGTGTGGGCGGCTTGTCCGTGGTTTGTGACGATGCGGAAACCGCTGCTCGCGTGCTCGGTCAGCTGAAAGCGACCGTGCGCCGCAACTACTCCAGCCCGCCGAATTTCGGCGCGCAGGTCGTGGCCACGGTGCTTAACGACGCCACGCTGAAAGCGCAGTGGCTCGCGGAAGTGGAAGCAATGCGCCGCCGCATTCTGGAGATGCGCCAGGCGCTGGTGGATGTGCTCAAAACAGAAGTGCCGGGGCGCAATTTCGATTATCTGCTTAAACAGCGCGGCATGTTCAGCTATACCGGCCTGAGCGCCGCGCAGGTTGATCGCCTGCGTGATGAGTTCGGCGTGTATCTGATTAGCAGTGGACGCATGTGCGTGGCGGGCCTTAACAGCCGTAACGTAAAACAGGTGGCACAGGCGTTTGCCGCCGTGATGTAA
- a CDS encoding ShlB/FhaC/HecB family hemolysin secretion/activation protein, whose protein sequence is MIFYRATVCIAVLSLLAAVRSQAFADTPENQQSLNQKQQNEARQESLATQSKSLLSSTSNKPEEGLNLPQEAPCYPVNAIEFENKNAVAHWMTFQDVMRSVRGKCVGINGLKMIHKAVQNRLIEHGYITTRVLIPAQDLKSGTLKFQILPGTISDIVFKGDGGEYIHAINNFPEREGDVLDLRGLEQGLENLQRTPGSEATINLVPGAKPGETRVEVMRTQPKHWRLGAWADDSGSKYTGRYQSGLALYLDNLTSFNDMSYIAYGGGLKNEDGRRSDNVSAFYSVPWGYWQLELYGSKYRYTQTIHDSVSRYLYSGIEKYLSAQLSRVIYRSASQKTTLAIKVFRRHSTYLLNDVEIEVQRRKTSNWKLSLEHLAYLPFGQIKGSLGYQKAAHWFNEQEDAEEMVGNADAQARIITLGVDGAFPFRFGDVAMSYEPHFMSQTSPDRLTQPDKFTIGNRWTVRGFDGETTIYADKGWYLRNDINLNLPQWGMQPYLGVDYGEVKGSKNDYWSGKQLAGAALGVRGVKGQFGYDLFAGVPLMKPQDLHTSPFTLGFAVQWQY, encoded by the coding sequence GTGATTTTTTATCGTGCAACCGTATGTATAGCGGTCCTGTCTTTGCTGGCGGCCGTTCGCTCCCAGGCTTTCGCCGATACTCCTGAAAATCAGCAGTCATTAAATCAAAAACAGCAGAACGAAGCCCGCCAGGAAAGCCTGGCTACGCAAAGTAAATCCTTACTTTCATCCACCAGTAATAAACCTGAAGAGGGGCTGAATTTACCTCAGGAAGCGCCCTGCTATCCTGTTAACGCCATTGAGTTTGAGAATAAAAACGCGGTAGCGCACTGGATGACATTTCAGGATGTGATGCGCAGCGTGAGAGGGAAATGCGTTGGTATTAATGGTTTGAAAATGATCCATAAAGCGGTGCAAAACCGGCTGATAGAACATGGCTATATTACGACGCGCGTATTGATTCCGGCGCAGGATCTCAAAAGCGGCACGCTCAAGTTTCAAATTCTTCCGGGCACGATTAGCGATATTGTTTTTAAAGGCGACGGTGGAGAATATATTCATGCAATAAATAATTTTCCTGAACGTGAGGGCGACGTTCTCGATTTGCGTGGCCTTGAACAAGGGCTCGAGAATCTGCAACGCACGCCTGGCTCTGAGGCAACGATCAATCTTGTGCCCGGCGCGAAGCCGGGCGAAACGCGCGTTGAAGTCATGCGTACTCAGCCGAAACACTGGCGTCTCGGAGCCTGGGCGGATGACTCCGGCAGCAAATATACCGGGCGTTATCAGAGCGGTCTGGCACTTTATCTGGATAATCTCACCTCGTTTAACGATATGTCTTATATCGCTTATGGCGGCGGGCTTAAAAATGAGGATGGCAGGCGCAGCGATAACGTCTCGGCGTTTTACTCAGTCCCGTGGGGGTACTGGCAGCTTGAACTGTATGGCAGCAAATACCGCTATACCCAAACTATTCATGACAGTGTCTCCCGCTATCTCTATAGCGGCATTGAAAAATACCTCAGCGCGCAGCTTAGCCGGGTTATTTACCGCAGCGCCAGCCAGAAAACCACGCTGGCGATAAAGGTTTTCCGCCGTCATTCCACGTATCTGCTTAATGATGTGGAAATCGAGGTGCAGCGGCGAAAAACCAGCAACTGGAAGCTGTCACTGGAACATCTGGCATATCTCCCGTTCGGACAGATCAAAGGCAGTCTGGGCTACCAGAAAGCCGCGCACTGGTTTAATGAACAAGAGGATGCCGAAGAAATGGTCGGCAACGCCGATGCGCAGGCGCGCATTATTACGCTCGGCGTTGATGGCGCGTTCCCGTTCAGATTTGGCGATGTCGCGATGAGTTATGAGCCGCACTTTATGTCTCAGACATCGCCGGATCGCCTGACGCAGCCGGATAAATTCACGATCGGCAACCGCTGGACGGTGCGCGGTTTCGATGGCGAAACCACCATTTATGCTGATAAAGGCTGGTATCTGCGCAACGACATTAATCTCAATCTGCCGCAGTGGGGAATGCAGCCCTATCTTGGTGTTGATTACGGCGAAGTAAAAGGCTCGAAAAATGATTACTGGAGCGGCAAGCAACTGGCGGGCGCGGCGCTTGGCGTACGCGGCGTAAAAGGCCAATTTGGCTACGATCTCTTTGCCGGCGTGCCGCTTATGAAACCGCAGGATCTGCATACCAGTCCTTTCACGCTCGGTTTTGCCGTGCAGTGGCAATACTGA
- a CDS encoding secondary thiamine-phosphate synthase enzyme YjbQ, giving the protein MWFQQTLTLKARPRGFHLITDEIVSQLPALSQVKTGLLHLLLQHTSASLTLNENCDPSVRRDMERYFLGAVPDNGHYEHDDEGPDDMPAHIKSSTLGVSLTLPVKQGRLLLGTWQGIWLGEHRNHGGSRRIVATLQGESL; this is encoded by the coding sequence ATGTGGTTTCAACAAACCCTGACATTAAAAGCCAGACCGCGGGGTTTTCACCTCATCACTGATGAGATAGTCAGTCAGCTTCCCGCGCTTTCACAGGTGAAGACCGGGCTGCTGCATCTCTTGCTTCAGCACACCTCAGCCTCTCTAACGCTTAATGAAAATTGCGATCCTTCGGTGCGTCGCGATATGGAGCGTTATTTTCTGGGCGCTGTACCGGATAACGGGCATTACGAGCATGATGATGAGGGGCCGGACGATATGCCGGCGCATATCAAATCTTCCACGCTTGGCGTTTCCCTGACATTACCGGTTAAGCAGGGACGCCTGCTGCTCGGCACCTGGCAGGGTATCTGGCTTGGAGAACACCGTAACCATGGCGGTTCGCGGCGCATAGTCGCGACGCTTCAAGGAGAATCCTTATGA
- a CDS encoding MmcQ/YjbR family DNA-binding protein, with translation MTNSDLLDYCMNKPGAEQSEHREWKAAQIKVGDVMFAMVHEVNQRPAVSLKTSPELAELLRQEHKDVFPSAQLNKAHWSTVFLDGDLPDSQIYYLVDASYQQALGLLPEHIRQQLSV, from the coding sequence ATGACTAATTCTGATTTGCTGGATTACTGCATGAACAAACCGGGCGCTGAACAGAGCGAACATCGGGAGTGGAAAGCGGCGCAAATTAAAGTCGGCGATGTGATGTTTGCGATGGTGCACGAGGTTAACCAGCGTCCTGCCGTGTCACTGAAAACCAGCCCGGAGCTGGCGGAACTCTTGCGTCAGGAACACAAAGACGTGTTTCCCAGCGCACAGCTGAATAAAGCGCACTGGAGCACGGTCTTTCTGGATGGCGACCTGCCGGATTCGCAGATTTACTATCTGGTTGATGCGTCGTATCAGCAGGCGCTGGGTCTGCTGCCAGAGCACATTCGCCAGCAACTGTCGGTATGA
- the uvrA gene encoding excinuclease ABC subunit UvrA: MDKIEVRGARTHNLKNINLVIPRDKLIVVTGLSGSGKSSLAFDTLYAEGQRRYVESLSAYARQFLSLMEKPDVDHIEGLSPAISIEQKSTSHNPRSTVGTITEIHDYLRLLYARVGEPRCPDHDVTLAAQTVSQMVDNVLALPEGKRLMLLAPVIKERKGEHTKTLENLASQGYIRARIDGEVCDLSDPPKLELQKKHTIEVVVDRFKVREDLAQRLAESFETALELSGGTAVVADMDDEKAEELLFSANFACPICGYSMRELEPRLFSFNNPAGACPTCDGLGVQQYFDPDRVVQNGELSLAGGAIRGWDRRNFYYFQMLRSLAEHYKFDVEAPWNTLSDKVQKAVLFGSGKETIEFKYMNDRGDTSVRRHPFEGVLHNMERRYKETESNAVREELAKFISNRPCATCEGTRLRREARHVFVENTALPTISDMSIGHAMEFFNNMKLSGQRAKIAEKVLKEIGDRLKFLVNVGLNYLTLSRSAETLSGGEAQRIRLASQIGAGLVGVMYVLDEPSIGLHQRDNERLLGTLIHLRNLGNTVIVVEHDEDAIRAADHVIDIGPGAGVHGGQVVAEGPLDAIMAVPESLTGQFMSGKRKIEVPKERVKADPEKVLKLTGARGNNLKDVTLTLPVGLFTCVTGVSGSGKSTLINDTLFPIAQRQLNGATIAEPAPYRDVQGMEHFDKVIDIDQSPIGRTPRSNPATYTGVFTPVRELFAGVPEARARGYTPGRFSFNVRGGRCEACQGDGVIKVEMHFLPDIYVPCDQCKGKRYNRETLEIKYKGKTIHEVLDMTIEEAREFFDAVPALARKLQTLMDVGLTYIRLGQSATTLSGGEAQRVKLARELSKRGTGQTLYILDEPTTGLHFADIQQLLAVLHQLRDQGNTIVVIEHNLDVIKTADWIVDLGPEGGSGGGEILVSGTPETVAECEASHTARFLKPLLK, translated from the coding sequence ATGGATAAGATAGAAGTTCGGGGCGCCCGCACCCACAATCTCAAAAATATCAATCTCGTCATTCCGCGCGACAAACTGATCGTCGTGACCGGGCTGTCGGGTTCCGGCAAATCTTCGCTGGCTTTCGACACGCTCTACGCTGAAGGGCAGCGCCGTTATGTCGAGTCGCTTTCCGCCTACGCGCGTCAGTTCCTGTCGCTGATGGAAAAGCCGGATGTCGATCATATCGAAGGGCTGTCGCCTGCTATCTCCATCGAGCAGAAATCGACGTCCCATAACCCGCGTTCTACCGTGGGGACTATCACGGAAATCCACGACTATCTGCGTCTGCTCTACGCCCGCGTCGGCGAACCGCGCTGCCCGGATCACGACGTTACGCTTGCGGCACAAACCGTCAGCCAGATGGTCGACAACGTGCTGGCGCTGCCTGAGGGCAAGCGCCTGATGCTGCTTGCGCCGGTCATTAAAGAGCGTAAAGGCGAGCACACCAAGACGCTGGAAAACCTGGCAAGCCAGGGTTATATCCGCGCGCGTATCGATGGCGAAGTGTGCGATCTCTCTGATCCACCGAAGCTGGAATTGCAGAAGAAGCACACCATCGAAGTGGTCGTGGACCGCTTTAAAGTGCGTGAAGATTTAGCGCAGCGCCTGGCCGAATCGTTTGAAACCGCGCTTGAGCTTTCCGGCGGTACGGCGGTCGTGGCGGATATGGATGACGAAAAAGCGGAAGAGCTGCTGTTCTCCGCCAACTTCGCCTGCCCGATTTGCGGCTACAGTATGCGCGAGCTTGAGCCGCGCCTGTTTTCGTTTAACAACCCGGCTGGCGCATGCCCGACCTGTGACGGTCTTGGCGTGCAGCAATATTTTGACCCGGATCGCGTGGTGCAGAACGGCGAGCTGTCGCTCGCGGGCGGCGCCATCCGCGGCTGGGATCGCCGCAATTTTTACTATTTCCAGATGCTGCGCTCGCTGGCGGAACACTATAAGTTTGACGTCGAAGCGCCGTGGAATACGCTCAGCGATAAAGTGCAGAAAGCGGTGCTGTTCGGCTCCGGTAAAGAAACTATCGAATTCAAATATATGAACGATCGCGGCGATACGTCCGTGCGTCGTCATCCGTTTGAAGGCGTGCTGCACAATATGGAGCGCCGCTACAAAGAGACCGAATCCAACGCGGTGCGCGAGGAGCTGGCGAAATTTATCAGCAACCGCCCGTGCGCCACCTGTGAAGGTACGCGTCTGCGTCGCGAAGCGCGCCACGTGTTTGTCGAAAACACCGCGCTGCCGACCATTTCCGACATGAGCATCGGCCACGCCATGGAGTTCTTCAATAACATGAAGCTCTCCGGCCAGCGCGCCAAAATTGCTGAAAAAGTATTGAAAGAGATTGGCGATCGCCTGAAATTCCTGGTGAACGTTGGCCTGAACTACCTGACGCTCTCCCGTTCGGCGGAAACGCTTTCGGGCGGCGAGGCGCAGCGTATCCGTCTGGCAAGCCAGATTGGCGCGGGCCTGGTGGGCGTGATGTATGTGCTGGATGAGCCGTCCATCGGCCTGCACCAGCGCGATAACGAACGTCTGCTCGGTACGCTGATTCACCTGCGTAATCTTGGCAATACCGTGATTGTGGTGGAGCACGATGAAGACGCCATCCGCGCCGCCGACCACGTGATCGACATCGGCCCGGGCGCGGGCGTACACGGCGGCCAGGTCGTCGCGGAAGGCCCGCTTGACGCCATTATGGCGGTGCCGGAATCGCTCACGGGCCAGTTCATGAGCGGTAAGCGCAAGATTGAAGTGCCGAAAGAGCGCGTGAAAGCCGATCCGGAAAAAGTGCTGAAGCTGACCGGTGCGCGCGGCAACAACCTCAAAGACGTTACCCTGACGCTGCCGGTTGGGCTCTTTACCTGCGTGACTGGCGTTTCTGGCTCCGGTAAATCGACGCTTATCAACGATACGCTGTTCCCGATTGCCCAGCGCCAGCTCAACGGCGCGACGATCGCCGAACCGGCACCGTATCGCGACGTTCAGGGCATGGAACATTTCGATAAAGTTATCGATATCGATCAAAGCCCGATTGGCCGCACGCCACGCTCGAACCCGGCGACCTACACGGGCGTCTTTACGCCAGTGCGTGAACTGTTCGCGGGCGTGCCGGAAGCGCGTGCTCGCGGCTATACGCCGGGCCGTTTCAGCTTTAACGTACGCGGCGGCCGCTGTGAAGCCTGCCAGGGCGATGGCGTTATCAAGGTTGAGATGCACTTCCTGCCGGATATCTACGTGCCGTGCGATCAGTGCAAAGGCAAACGCTATAACCGCGAAACGCTTGAGATCAAATATAAAGGCAAGACCATCCATGAAGTGCTGGATATGACCATCGAAGAAGCGCGTGAGTTTTTCGACGCGGTTCCAGCGCTGGCGCGTAAGCTGCAAACGCTGATGGATGTGGGCCTGACTTATATTCGTCTCGGCCAGTCCGCCACCACGCTTTCCGGTGGTGAAGCGCAGCGCGTCAAACTCGCCCGTGAACTTTCAAAACGCGGCACCGGGCAGACGCTCTATATTCTTGATGAGCCAACCACCGGTCTGCATTTCGCGGATATTCAGCAACTGCTGGCGGTACTGCATCAGCTGCGGGATCAGGGCAATACGATCGTGGTGATTGAGCACAATCTGGATGTTATTAAAACCGCCGACTGGATCGTCGATCTGGGCCCGGAAGGCGGCAGCGGCGGCGGCGAGATCCTCGTCTCCGGTACGCCGGAAACCGTGGCGGAGTGCGAAGCCTCGCACACCGCTCGCTTCCTGAAACCGCTTCTGAAGTAA
- the ssb1 gene encoding single-stranded DNA-binding protein SSB1, which translates to MASRGVNKVILVGNLGQDPEVRYMPNGGAVANLRLATSESWRDKQTGEMKEVTEWHSVVLYGKLAEVAGEYLRKGSQVYIEGQLRTRKWQDQSGQDRYSTEVVVNVGGTMQMLGGRQGGGAGGNMGGGQQQGGWGQPQQPQQQGGGAQFSGGAQSRPQQQAPAPSNEPPMDFDDDIPF; encoded by the coding sequence ATGGCCAGCAGAGGCGTAAACAAGGTGATTCTCGTCGGTAATCTGGGGCAGGACCCGGAAGTACGCTACATGCCGAACGGCGGGGCCGTGGCGAACCTGCGCCTGGCAACTTCCGAATCCTGGCGCGACAAGCAGACCGGTGAGATGAAAGAAGTGACCGAATGGCACAGCGTCGTGCTGTACGGGAAACTGGCGGAAGTGGCAGGCGAATATCTGCGCAAAGGCTCGCAGGTGTACATCGAAGGCCAGCTGCGTACCCGTAAGTGGCAGGATCAGAGCGGTCAGGATCGCTACTCTACCGAAGTTGTGGTGAATGTCGGTGGCACCATGCAGATGCTGGGCGGCCGTCAGGGCGGCGGCGCAGGAGGCAACATGGGCGGCGGTCAGCAGCAGGGCGGTTGGGGTCAGCCTCAGCAGCCGCAGCAGCAGGGTGGCGGCGCGCAGTTCAGCGGCGGCGCACAGTCCCGTCCGCAACAGCAGGCGCCAGCGCCTTCTAACGAACCGCCGATGGATTTCGACGACGATATCCCGTTCTGA
- a CDS encoding GGDEF domain-containing protein, which produces MSERDRDQLLSQATDQYWQHIIPIVWLALLIHVGLIFLFLLMSIPTLAIFNIFSVMVYIHCLNEIEHYRYLYVGTLMSVEILAHAVATTALLGWESNFYLFVFSLIPIVSFSFQQVPVRRALFLAAIAVLGTVGYALRHHTGTASGLSPSVLNGIGIANAVMAIGLLTYTTLRSVEFTHTMKFDLFNTASRDSLTNLYTRRHFMHQVSLLDKQVGSHNVTLLLLDIDHFKAINDSCGHSYGDMILQRIARAITDNVRESDIVARWGGEEFLVMMPDTSLADARRVAERLLTRIQEWVGQTDKNPREVTATLAISAFGKDEEFEKALNRADKMLYAGKQQGRNRLVIAD; this is translated from the coding sequence ATGTCAGAAAGAGATCGCGACCAACTCCTTAGCCAGGCGACCGACCAGTACTGGCAACACATTATTCCGATCGTCTGGCTGGCGTTGCTGATTCATGTCGGGCTGATTTTCCTGTTTCTGTTGATGAGTATTCCGACGCTCGCCATTTTTAATATTTTCAGCGTGATGGTTTATATCCACTGCCTGAATGAAATAGAGCATTACCGGTATCTGTATGTCGGTACGCTGATGAGCGTGGAAATTCTGGCGCATGCCGTTGCCACTACGGCGTTGCTGGGCTGGGAGAGTAATTTTTACCTGTTTGTTTTTTCGCTGATCCCCATCGTGTCGTTCAGCTTTCAGCAGGTGCCGGTCCGGCGCGCGCTGTTCCTGGCCGCGATTGCGGTGCTTGGCACGGTGGGTTACGCGCTGCGACATCACACCGGTACGGCGTCCGGGTTAAGCCCGTCAGTGCTGAACGGCATCGGCATTGCGAACGCCGTGATGGCGATTGGGCTGTTAACGTACACCACGCTACGTTCGGTAGAATTCACCCACACGATGAAATTCGATCTGTTTAATACGGCGAGCCGCGACAGCCTGACGAACCTCTATACCCGGCGTCACTTTATGCATCAGGTTTCGCTGCTCGATAAACAGGTGGGCAGTCATAACGTAACGCTGTTGCTGCTGGATATCGATCATTTCAAGGCCATTAATGACAGTTGCGGTCACAGCTATGGCGACATGATTTTGCAGCGCATCGCGCGGGCGATTACCGACAACGTGCGCGAAAGCGACATCGTGGCGCGCTGGGGCGGTGAAGAGTTTCTGGTAATGATGCCGGATACATCACTGGCAGATGCCAGACGTGTGGCGGAGCGGCTGCTGACGCGCATTCAGGAGTGGGTTGGCCAGACGGATAAAAATCCGCGAGAAGTCACCGCGACGCTTGCGATCAGCGCTTTCGGCAAAGATGAAGAGTTTGAAAAAGCGCTCAATCGCGCTGACAAAATGTTGTACGCCGGTAAGCAACAGGGGAGAAACCGTCTGGTTATTGCCGATTAA